The following proteins come from a genomic window of Thermostichus vulcanus str. 'Rupite':
- the gndA gene encoding NADP-dependent phosphogluconate dehydrogenase: MSKPSFAVIGLAVMGENLALNIERNGFPVAVYNRTGSKTDQFIRERAQGKQVTPAYSLPELVQVMERPRKFLIMVKAGAPVDAVIDELKPLLDPGDIIIDGGNSLYTDTDRRAEALAPTGLHFVGMGVSGGEEGALNGPSLMPGCSPEAYQELEPILTKIAAQVPDGPCVTYLGPKGGGHYVKMVHNGIEYGDMQLIAEVYDLMRRGLRLSAAQMQEIFQAWNETELESFLIEITAKIFQTLDPETGKPLVDLILDKAGQKGTGLWTVKDALDLGVAVPTIEAAVQGRILSSIKEERVAASTQLKGPGTDFEGDPQSFIQDLRAALYCSKICSYAQGMALIKKAAATHGYVYNFSEIPRIWKGGCIIRARFLGEIQSAYKRDPELVNLLLDEEFKQAIQERQGSWRRVVATAAALGIPIPAISASLAYYDSYRTANLPQNLTQAQRDFFGAHTFERTDKPGVFHHEWSA; this comes from the coding sequence AACATTGAACGCAATGGCTTTCCCGTTGCCGTCTACAACCGCACCGGATCCAAAACCGACCAGTTCATTCGGGAACGAGCTCAAGGTAAACAGGTTACCCCTGCCTACAGCCTGCCGGAATTGGTGCAGGTGATGGAGCGGCCCCGCAAATTCTTGATCATGGTCAAAGCCGGTGCACCGGTGGATGCGGTGATTGACGAACTTAAGCCACTCCTCGACCCTGGGGACATCATCATTGACGGTGGCAACTCCCTCTACACCGATACGGATCGCCGCGCCGAAGCGCTGGCCCCAACAGGATTACACTTTGTCGGCATGGGGGTGAGTGGCGGCGAGGAAGGAGCCTTGAATGGCCCCAGTCTGATGCCCGGTTGCAGCCCAGAAGCTTACCAAGAACTGGAACCGATCCTAACCAAGATCGCGGCGCAAGTGCCGGATGGCCCCTGTGTCACCTACCTCGGGCCAAAGGGGGGTGGGCACTACGTGAAGATGGTGCACAACGGCATTGAATACGGCGATATGCAGCTGATTGCCGAGGTCTATGACCTGATGCGCAGAGGCTTGCGGTTGTCGGCAGCCCAGATGCAGGAGATTTTCCAGGCTTGGAACGAGACGGAGCTGGAGTCGTTCTTGATAGAAATTACTGCCAAGATTTTTCAAACCCTAGATCCGGAGACCGGCAAACCCTTGGTGGACTTGATTTTGGACAAAGCGGGACAAAAGGGTACCGGGCTGTGGACGGTCAAAGATGCCCTCGATCTGGGGGTGGCTGTACCCACCATCGAAGCAGCCGTACAGGGTCGGATCCTCTCTTCCATCAAAGAGGAACGGGTCGCCGCTTCTACCCAACTCAAAGGCCCCGGCACCGACTTTGAAGGGGATCCCCAGAGCTTCATCCAAGACCTGCGCGCCGCCCTCTACTGCTCCAAGATCTGCTCTTATGCCCAGGGGATGGCCCTGATCAAAAAAGCGGCTGCCACCCACGGCTATGTTTACAACTTCAGCGAGATCCCTCGCATCTGGAAGGGTGGGTGCATCATTCGGGCGCGGTTCCTGGGAGAAATTCAATCCGCCTACAAACGGGATCCGGAGCTGGTGAACCTGTTGTTGGATGAGGAGTTTAAGCAGGCAATTCAGGAGCGGCAGGGATCCTGGCGGCGAGTCGTGGCTACAGCCGCAGCTTTAGGGATCCCGATTCCAGCCATTAGCGCCTCCCTGGCCTACTACGACAGTTACCGCACTGCCAATCTGCCGCAAAATCTCACCCAAGCCCAGCGGGATTTCTTTGGGGCACACACCTTTGAGCGAACCGACAAACCCGGTGTCTTCCATCACGAGTGGAGTGCCTGA